The following proteins are co-located in the Dromiciops gliroides isolate mDroGli1 chromosome 2, mDroGli1.pri, whole genome shotgun sequence genome:
- the LOC122739740 gene encoding uncharacterized protein LOC122739740 isoform X2, translating to MDSIEKTDKEKLQENVSPTIPSLTGNEAFHIFVSYSSMDSSWAHTFIRKLEADYSDLRICYHERDFLPGKNIVENMVDCIQQSQKMLLILSQDFVQSRWCLLEANLSVFRYCMERKPVIPIMLKPCQVPLHLNHLTYLDVNDSSFYAKVMKALCTPNHLMKHSTLVPYQLPSIYNGKTLMTLPCINKDNLPSWKLGNFSTSNIPDPLRTVIDDPEVYSRAINILNAVSSSKCCFRYLGCRITLCIILSILCLVFSFFAITSFFPSYQRLKDTNRDTLIFVLEHVPMLFLSMSIIACIVNMMCWGRRSRKEKLRELNLKVGEANLILASHSVLIGCETINKLYFVYVSLKECKQVFLETFPNESPSAEEMFQSAIIRYSSNYACCVANKHFPLAEEVEEEGHMSDGTCFCQ from the exons atggaTTCAATTGAAAAAACAGACAAGGAAAAGTTACAAGAAAATGTATCTCCTACCATCCCCTCTCTGACAGGCAATGAAGCATTCCATATCTTTGTGAGCTACAGTAGCATGGACTCCTCCTGGGCCCACACATTCATCAGAAAACTAGAGGCCGATTACTCAGATCTAAGGATTTGCTACCATGAGCGAGACTTTCTTCCAGGAAAAAACATAGTTGAGAACATGGTCGATTGCATCCAGCAGAGTCAAAAGATGCTGTTGATCCTTAGCCAAGACTTTGTCCAGAGCAGATGGTGTTTGTTGGAGGCCAATCTCTCTGTCTTTCGTTACTGTATGGAGAGAAAGCCCGTCATCCCCATCATGCTAAAGCCCTGCCAGGTTCCACTTCATTTGAACCATTTGACATACCTGGATGTCAATGACAGCTCCTTCTATGCAAAGGTCATGAAAGCCCTCTGCACACCTAACCATCTCATGAAGCATTCCACACTTGTCCCATACCAGCTTCCCTCAATCTACAATGGGAAGACCCTGATGACCCTGCCCTGTATCAATAAAGACAACCTTCCATCTTGGAAATTGGGAAACTTCAGTACTTCTAACATACCTGATCCCCTGAGAACAGTCATAGATGATCCAGAGGTTTATAGCAGAGCCATTAACATCCTGAATGCAGTCTCTTCTTCCAAATGTTGTTTCCGATATTTAGGTTGTAGGATTACATTATGCATTATCCTCTCAATCCTTTGcctagttttttctttctttgctattacaaGTTTCTTTCCATCATATCAACGATTAAAAGACACCAACAGGGAcactttaatttttgtcttggAACATGTCCCTATGCTGTTTCTGAGTATGAGCATAATAGCCTGCATAGTAAATATGATGTGTTGGGGTAGAAGatcaagaaaagagaaattacGAGAGTTGAACCTAAAAGTAGGAGAAGCCAACCTCATTCTGGCCAGCCACTCTGTGCTGATTGGCTGTGAAACCATAAACAAactctactttgtatatgtttcaCTTAAAGAATGTAAACAAGTTTTCCTGGAGACCTTTCCTAATGAAAGCCCATCTGCTGAGGAGATGTTCCAAAGTGCGATAATCCGCTACTCTTCCAATTATGCCTGCTGTGTCGCCAATAAGCACTTTCCTCTTGCTGAAGAAGTGGAAGAGGAAGGTCACATGAGTGATGGCACATGTTTCTGCCA ataa
- the LOC122739740 gene encoding uncharacterized protein LOC122739740 isoform X1, translating into MDSIEKTDKEKLQENVSPTIPSLTGNEAFHIFVSYSSMDSSWAHTFIRKLEADYSDLRICYHERDFLPGKNIVENMVDCIQQSQKMLLILSQDFVQSRWCLLEANLSVFRYCMERKPVIPIMLKPCQVPLHLNHLTYLDVNDSSFYAKVMKALCTPNHLMKHSTLVPYQLPSIYNGKTLMTLPCINKDNLPSWKLGNFSTSNIPDPLRTVIDDPEVYSRAINILNAVSSSKCCFRYLGCRITLCIILSILCLVFSFFAITSFFPSYQRLKDTNRDTLIFVLEHVPMLFLSMSIIACIVNMMCWGRRSRKEKLRELNLKVGEANLILASHSVLIGCETINKLYFVYVSLKECKQVFLETFPNESPSAEEMFQSAIIRYSSNYACCVANKHFPLAEEVEEEGHMSDGTCFCQYVSIYMKKNMWLGGGMELA; encoded by the coding sequence atggaTTCAATTGAAAAAACAGACAAGGAAAAGTTACAAGAAAATGTATCTCCTACCATCCCCTCTCTGACAGGCAATGAAGCATTCCATATCTTTGTGAGCTACAGTAGCATGGACTCCTCCTGGGCCCACACATTCATCAGAAAACTAGAGGCCGATTACTCAGATCTAAGGATTTGCTACCATGAGCGAGACTTTCTTCCAGGAAAAAACATAGTTGAGAACATGGTCGATTGCATCCAGCAGAGTCAAAAGATGCTGTTGATCCTTAGCCAAGACTTTGTCCAGAGCAGATGGTGTTTGTTGGAGGCCAATCTCTCTGTCTTTCGTTACTGTATGGAGAGAAAGCCCGTCATCCCCATCATGCTAAAGCCCTGCCAGGTTCCACTTCATTTGAACCATTTGACATACCTGGATGTCAATGACAGCTCCTTCTATGCAAAGGTCATGAAAGCCCTCTGCACACCTAACCATCTCATGAAGCATTCCACACTTGTCCCATACCAGCTTCCCTCAATCTACAATGGGAAGACCCTGATGACCCTGCCCTGTATCAATAAAGACAACCTTCCATCTTGGAAATTGGGAAACTTCAGTACTTCTAACATACCTGATCCCCTGAGAACAGTCATAGATGATCCAGAGGTTTATAGCAGAGCCATTAACATCCTGAATGCAGTCTCTTCTTCCAAATGTTGTTTCCGATATTTAGGTTGTAGGATTACATTATGCATTATCCTCTCAATCCTTTGcctagttttttctttctttgctattacaaGTTTCTTTCCATCATATCAACGATTAAAAGACACCAACAGGGAcactttaatttttgtcttggAACATGTCCCTATGCTGTTTCTGAGTATGAGCATAATAGCCTGCATAGTAAATATGATGTGTTGGGGTAGAAGatcaagaaaagagaaattacGAGAGTTGAACCTAAAAGTAGGAGAAGCCAACCTCATTCTGGCCAGCCACTCTGTGCTGATTGGCTGTGAAACCATAAACAAactctactttgtatatgtttcaCTTAAAGAATGTAAACAAGTTTTCCTGGAGACCTTTCCTAATGAAAGCCCATCTGCTGAGGAGATGTTCCAAAGTGCGATAATCCGCTACTCTTCCAATTATGCCTGCTGTGTCGCCAATAAGCACTTTCCTCTTGCTGAAGAAGTGGAAGAGGAAGGTCACATGAGTGATGGCACATGTTTCTGCCAGTATGTctctatatatatgaaaaaaaatatgtggcTGGGAGGTGGGATGGAACTGGCTTAG